In the genome of Candidatus Epulonipiscium sp., one region contains:
- a CDS encoding YbaK/EbsC family protein, translated as MAIKKVKEYFKQWNMESRILEFDVSSATVELASKAVGCEPKRIAKTLSFMVDGKPILIVVAGDAKIDNPKYKIQFKSKAKMLSIDEVADLVGHQVGGVCPFCINEGVAVYLDKSLKRFDTVFPACGSSNSAIKLTIEELEKHSGYSSWIDVCKGWEIN; from the coding sequence ATGGCAATAAAAAAGGTGAAAGAATACTTTAAACAATGGAATATGGAAAGCCGAATACTTGAATTCGATGTTTCTAGTGCAACAGTTGAATTGGCTTCAAAAGCAGTAGGTTGTGAACCCAAAAGGATTGCAAAAACATTATCTTTTATGGTAGATGGAAAGCCTATTTTAATTGTAGTAGCAGGAGATGCCAAAATTGATAATCCTAAATATAAGATTCAGTTTAAATCAAAAGCAAAAATGCTATCAATAGATGAAGTAGCTGACTTAGTCGGGCATCAAGTAGGTGGAGTATGTCCTTTTTGTATAAATGAGGGGGTAGCCGTTTATTTGGATAAATCCCTAAAACGGTTTGATACAGTGTTTCCTGCCTGCGGAAGTAGCAATAGTGCAATAAAATTAACAATCGAAGAACTTGAAAAGCATTCAGGTTACTCTTCATGGATTGATGTTTGCAAGGGTTGGGAAATTAACTAG